The Oncorhynchus tshawytscha isolate Ot180627B unplaced genomic scaffold, Otsh_v2.0 Un_scaffold_16570_pilon_pilon, whole genome shotgun sequence sequence aacaacaagagAGACCAATAAAGCCTTCATCCAACAACTCTtaagaaaaaaaaagacattcATCCATACGAGAGAAATGTGTCTCCTGCTGTACCAACCcctcagacacactcacagactgggTTTAAAAGGCTGGACCACAGAGCAGCCACAGTGCCGTGCCCAATGAGCAGTTCAGGAGGTTTATATCAAGGGTGACCCCTGACGTATTGACGCCAGCAACCCTCCCATTGTCAGCTCACTCCCGCCATAATGAAAAACGTGTACAATGAACACAAATAATCTCATGAAGTACCATGTGCCTATAAAATCTGCATATTGAAATTTCACTTACAACACACGTGGATCCGTCCACTTGGTGACACAAAGCTCCTCGATCATCTCCTCTTCGTCTAGGATCTTCAGCAGACTGTCCTTGAAGACCTTGATGTCTGTCTCCAGCTCTGACAGGCTGGGCAGAAAACAGTTAGGATTGAAatattctggtaactttccccaAAATCCCAGTTGGAAGTCTCCCGAATCAGGATGGAGAAAGGGAATGAGATTGACCTCACAGAGCTAAACCAGCCATGCCTTCTAGTGCAGGATTTCTAGATCCATACAATAGCCCTGGCCCAACTATAACCATAGGTGTTCATCTGTTCTACACCTACAatacatttaagtcatttagctGATGCtcatatccagagtgacttacaggagcaattaggtttaagtgcctcgctcaagggcacattgacagatatTTCACATAGTCGGCTCGGATTCGAACcagaaacctttcagttactggtccaatgccCATAATAGAGGATCTGCCTTGATAAGATGAACCAAACGTTACATGCAAAAGCAGCAACGCTCCTTATCATGATGTGACTGGCATTGCTTTTCCACTCACTTCTTGCTGTTCTGAAGAAGTATATGCAGTTTGCTGCGATCTGCAGAGAGTAGTTTAGGATCCACAAGAGACTCTAGAATGTCCAGGATGACAGGGTGAACCTCATTCAGTCGAGCCTGAAGGGTGTTTACCTAtacacaaaacaaacagacacataCATGCGTAAACAAATACCAGgtgacactttatttggatagtcccaaGTAGATGGTTTGTAGATGTTCAATAACTGTCAACAACATATCAACTAACTATCCACTAACCCTtatcctgaggtactgacctgttgcaccctcttcaACCACTGAtcattatttgaccctgctggttacggggcggcagggtagcctagtggttagagcgttggactagtaaccggaaggttgtgatttcaaacccccgagctgacaaggtacaaatctgtcattctgcccctgaacaggcagttaacccactgttcccaggctgtcattgaacataagaatgtgttcttaactgatttgcctggttaaataaaggttaaaaaaataaaataaatctatgaacatttgaacatcttgaagaacaatctgcccttaatggccatgtactcttttaatctccacccggcacagccagaagaggactggccacccctcagaggctggttcctctctaggtttcttcctaggttcctgcctttctagggagtttttccaagccatcgtgcttctacatctgcattgcttgctgtttgtggttttaggctgggtttctatatagcactttgtgacatctgctgatgtaaaaagagcttAATTAATAAATGTAATTGATTGATCCGAACCCTGAACTCAACCCTTACCGTAGCaacagttgcttatcaacagatattGATGATCTACTCATGGTCATACTatgggactatccaaataaagtgtgaacAATTGTTGCGATAAATGAATAGTAAATGAGTGATTGCGTAGCGTGTGTCTTACCCTGTGCTGCAAAATAGCTTCAAGGGCTCTGAACTCAAATGGCAGTGAATGAGTGGCCAGAGCTCCATGATCCCCATTCAACTGTGGAGCCAACTCCAGGACCAGCCATCTCTCCAATCCCAGACCTCGGAAATCCAACACCAACAGGCTATTGGGGGTCACGACTGCCTTCAAGGCCTGAAGACACAAGAACAGACTCGGTTCAGGTGCAAAAACGAGTCAAGTTCGGTCACCTGTCTTTTCTAGTGTGCaattttctttgttttttaaatcatagGATTCTCTAAAAGTTAAAACATTTTTGAGGCTAGCTGTCACGACAGGTGACAAACGCAGCAGTTTAGCTAACAGTACCTTCAGCATAACGCTGTAACACGAAACAAAAACAATATGTAGCTACCTCCATGCgaatgatgatgttgttgttccTAGCGGTGATGCTGGTGAGGTGTTGGAACCTGAGGTCTCTGGCCTGCAGACTCAGCTCATGATACagctccatcttcttcttctctgaGATAGGAATCAGACCAGGGGTCAGAAGTCACACTCAAAACTTATAGGAAGGGCAAATACCTTGTCAGTAACAAAGTACAATAAACTATTTCATTTCGATGTAGTCCTTGTGAGAACAGAAAACGAAACAAAAGCAAATAATGGGCAAGCTAATGGGGACAATAGATGTTCCAATACTTACCAAATGTGGTTACATTTCCATCTTTGTCAAATTTCATCTAATGACAGAAGAGCACAGTTGTAGCTACTGCCAGTATATTGCTGTAGAACTTCTAGATACATTCCCCACACTCCCTCAGGTGAACAATATAGGTAGTGACAAAGAACTGACACATTGGTTTTCTCTCTTCTTGCATTTTGCAGAAgcaaccttttttatttttatagaatgTTGGCATTGTCAATGTTGATAAACATTTGATCATGTCCGATATACTGCTGACAGATATAACATTTACAGATATAACATTTAGGAGAGACTAGAATACATTTCAATTTGGATATGATTGACACAACTAAAACTTGCCACTTACCACAACAAAAGCAGGAGGCACACTGGAGAGGGATGCCTCAGTTCCTCTATGGCGAATTAAATATGCTGCCAATTAAACAACATTAATAATCCATTAGCCAACAACAACATTTGTGTTGCAGCTAGGTCTTCCTTTTCGGGGGGTTTATCAGCAGTTGGCATCCAATGTTATGGTGCatgacctactgtactggagtgtgggccagaGACGGGGAGAAACTAAATCCTACCTGCCAGCCCCGTTGCTCTtcaaaaatattaaatatttgCGACTATATCTAATGACGTTCTACTCAATATACTCTAAACTAACTTCCTgtttccccttctccctcatattagatctcagcctctctctttccctctgatacTGCCCACAGTGTAGCAATACATGCTCCACAGTCTCTGTTTCCTGGCAATAACCACACTTTCCTGTTGGATGCTTTCCTGTCACATTTAAGGACATATTCAACTGgttgtgtcccacccttaatcttgtaaaaatagcctcctctcttctgttctttcCTGGCGTCCTCCCCAACTTTCCTCTGTACTTGAAATAAATGCCTGCCCAtagtatctctattccactgCTCCTGCCATCTCTGCACCTTCACTGTCCACACCAGGCTTTTTGACACTGCATGGCTCATTGAAACGACAACATCAACACTACTAAGTGCTGGTTTCACCAGTACATCAACTGCCTCGTTCCCCTCCACCCCTACATGGGCTGGGACCCAAGTCAATCTTATCTGTATACTAATCTGTCTAATCCTGCCATGGGTTTGTAGCACTTTGGAAAGCAGGTATTGTCTGCTACATGAGCTAAAGGACTGGAGACTCATTAACACTGCACATGAATCAGAGCAAATAACTACTCTGTCTGGCTTGACTTCCTCCAGCCACTGGAAGGCCAACAGTATGGCCATCAGCTCCACAGCCAGATGATCTGTAATACGTTTCCTGACTTCCACCCCACATCCCTGCACTACAAATGCTGACCCAGTACATCCTGTCCTTGGATCTTTTGAACCACCTGTGTAAATGGCCACACAATCCTGATACACAGTATCCAGATGTCTCTTAAACAAATACATGTATGTAGTCTCCCCAACACCTCTAAATCAACTACTGGATGGGGGAGTAGCCTTGTGCAGCTAGGTCTAGCCATAACAGTAAAAATGTTACATCGCCTACCAGACGGACATGATCGCAACAGTGTTGCTTTCCCCCTCGTCAACGGCTGATGCTTGGAGAGTTGGCATTTTATAGGTGATCTGGAACAACTCACTGTTCTGCAGGTCAAACAGCCGGCGAGGACCCTGAATTTAATGTCCAGAGATCTCCGAAGACCACCGATGGTGAACGACTTGAAACAAGCTTCCATTGCTTTGTTCACCACCACTGCATTTTAGCAAAGTGTCCTTAGTTATTTAGCTACTTTGTTGGTCTAGCCAGCTGATCAGTTGCATTACTGGTTATTCCACTTGCATCCGGAACAGAATCACTAACGTAGGCTAGGTAGCTAGTAAACTTATCTGCTGGCTACGTAGCACTGGACAAAGACAGTGGTTTGTTCTGCAAAATCATACAACCGTTTCAGTCCAAAGTCGGGTAAAATgatggatcaaatccccgagctgacaaggtaaaaagctgtcgttctgcccctgagcaaggcagttaacccactgtttcccgggcgccgaagacggagatgtcgattaaggcagccctccacacctctttgattcagaggggttgggttaaattcagaagacacatttcagttgaatgcatgcAGTTGTAAAactaactaggtatcccctttatttAGCTAGTTAGCACGCAAACAAGGCGCTAGCTAGTAAGTTAGCTAACTGCTAACGTTAACGAACAAACTTCTATGCTGCTAGCAGGAGACTAGCTCGTGCTTCCCGAACGAACTTCTCAACCTGTCGCACAGTCGCAAAAAAGTGCCATATGTGAGTAAAGTAACAAATAACAATAGGCTTGCAGCTGGTATTGCTAAATCCAAGATACGTTATTCCTCCTAAACACAGGGACAGCAGGCTCTGAGCAACTACAACCGGCAGGCATCGGGGTGTTTTGGTGTTACAGTAACACGTGCTCGTGTATGACCCTGAACTCGAGAGGATGAATCCATTTCAACCAATGAAGTTGTTCAACGAAAGAAAACCTTACTTGAGATTTCCGTAAATGTTCGGGAAGAAACAAAACACCCTACACATTTTCCAATTTATCCACGAAATGTAATTTCCCTATGCTGAAAATATACATCACATTGAGGGCTGTGTTTTCACATTGTGGGTACCACTGTGGGCACCCATTCGTCACCCAGTATTTGACGTGACGTAGACCGAGGAGGCGCAGCGTCACCACCACGGAATAGGCGTCTCCGCGTGCTGCCTGGATACAGTTCTGGGTTAGAAGATGCGGAGCGGCATGATGCGCCTGATTTGACAAATTGTATATTTTCTGATATCATTGACGCACTTTTGTGGTCCTATACTCATAGCTTTAGCTGTCAATGTCCACCATTCGTTTTGgtcgttttttatttttacatttcatACCAGTATGTTCCCTTCGTGCTATTCAAAGCCGACGAGTTCAAAGGACCTATTCAAAAGGACTTATCTGACAAAGATATTACTAGGAGTGTTCGTCGTGTATATGTCACACACCTGCTGGGTGATTTATGGCTTTGTGTACACCAAGCCTTgtgagagaggtaaaggagactGCATTTCTTCCTACCTTGCAGAAAGACCCCGTCTCCAGGTAAATAGTGGCCTTGATCTTACACATACTGCAGTGAAACCCTAGATTTAGGGTAGGTTTTTAGTGCAATTAATCATTTTTAGCTATTGTATTTGGTCAGAGAATTCATGCATCACAATTTAATTAGTGACCATGGTGCACAAGAAGTGTCTTTCAGAGCCCATAAAGATAAATTGAATTGAATCAATGCGAAGTCTCATTTATTTTAACAGCTCAGCATTTTCTCCAGTTTGAGGCCTGACCACAGTGAACTCAACCTCATCATCAAGATAGATGACTTTGACATACATTCTAAATTTGAAAGGTAGGCCGAAGTCCCATTTAAATCTGCAGTCATGTGGCGTAAAAATAGCATGTCACTTTTAGTCGAGTATAAAGATAAGGTtatgggctgcatcccaaatgacactgtattccctatggtccctggtctaaagtagtgcactatatagacactatggtgtcatttgggacagaaGCCTATATCTCTCACCTGTCACCATTGCTTTTCTTGATTTAAAGGGTGGTGAATGTATCCCTGCCGTTGGCAACACGTAACAACGGGACTCTGCACACATTGGTTTATGTACACAAGTTTGGAGTGTCTCCCTTGCAGGATAACCGGCAGGTCCATCATGTTGCCCAGCTCAGCACCTACATGATGTCCCAAAAAAATCTCAGCTCTGCTAAAGAGGTCCTCAAAGTAAGACAACAAAACGATTCCTCTATGTTTCAGTCTGGACTGGCAAAAGATCAGCTGTAACTGCTCTGTTTGGTTGACTCATTTGATCATCTCCTTCATGGCTTCTCCTGGTCTTGCATTTTGTCAGAAACATGCTGCCACTGCTCCTCGAGTAGTAGACAGACCCATCTCTCACTGGAGGTCCCGTCTAACCCTAAACATGATGTCAGAGGACTTCACCTTCAACAGAGGGACCTTGCCAAGTGATGTCCGGCGCTACATGAGAGTGTAAGTCTCATAACAGatgtttgtattgtgtgtgtgtgtttatttgggGAGTGGGTGTGCACTATAAGGCCTACAGTACACTTATATAGCACAGCATCACTCACATTATGCAGAGCTAGCTACAGAGATGGTGagaaatattgatgttttgtattTCAGATATTTTGTCTCGTGTTTTAGATTTCAGGATGAGAACAGGATGGTATATCTCCCACTTTTACATATTGATGAACTCAGCGTCAGGGTAAAGGACATGATGGTGAGATGTTACTCTTCTTGTAAATTATATTACAGTTATAAATACTACTTTCAAGAACATTAAAACATGCCTCACAAAGAGGGCTTGGAGGATACTTGTTTTTACAACATGTGTTTGTAGGAGATTAACGGCTCCACAACCAAACTACCTCTTACAATATCCTACGAAGGCCTATCGCTGAGGCAATTCCGTCTCTGGATCCACATGCAGGATGTAATGTTTTCACTGAAACGTTTTGGTTAGTTTATTACTTTAGCCCTCCTTTTAAACTACTGAGATAACAACATACGTTTGTCAACTTCTTGTAAAATGACTTTTTTTGCTTCATTTATTACAGGGTTCACTGAGGTGAATATAGATGAAATCAAAGGTGTTCTTGTGGACAACAACTTGTACCTGTTAGCATTGACTACCTTGGTGACCGCATTCCATGTAAGTGATTTTTCTATGACAGCTCATGAATTCTATCACAAAGATCATTTCAAATCATGTCAGCCATCTACAGTTTTCTTTGTCTAATTTTTCAGTTCATATTTGAATTCCTGGCCTTTAAAAATGACATAAGCTtttggaagaagaagaaaaacatggTGGGCATGTCTCGCAAAACAGGTGAGAGTAAGGGAGGAGTAAAATACATCTTTATTATAATGCATTTCATGTTCTTATTTCTGCATCCAAGTTTTCATGCCAATTTCCTAACTGAGTTAGGGAAGATGAGGTGTCAGGCTTGAAATACGTTcccaattgcaccctattccctctatagtacactacttttgaccatggtagtgcactacatagggaatagggtaccatttgggacagataTATGGTGTTTGTGTAGATTTGGGTATCAGTACTACAGATAGTTATCCAAGGCAGGCCTCTGGATAAACCCACCATCCGCCCACAAACACTACCTCCAGCAGCACACTAATCTACTGATCTACTCCCATCTACCTCAGAACTAAGCCAGctctatctgtttctctatgCTGTTCTGTTCCAGTGCTGTGGAGATGCTTTAGCACCATAGTGATTCTcctgaaaatgctggaggaacgAAGCAGCTTGCTAGGTCTCATTCCTGTTGGAATAGGAACCACAATTGAGGTATGAATCAGCAGTTTGGAAAGGATTTAGAACATCAATGCAAATAATCAATGCTTTTTGCCAACCATAGCTGGGGATGGCAGAAGGTTCCGTGTTACCATACCAGGTCTCATGAATTCCTTCTTCTCCCTCTACCTATAGGTATGGAAGGTCAAACAGGTGTCCAAAATACAGCTACAGTGGAGAACCTCTAGGTCTATAGTTCATGTAAGTATTACAAACAAATATAGAAATAGTTTATTCACGTTGTGTGCATGGAGGGCCAATGAGTATATGTTGATTTAATTAAGAATCTGTTATTGAACAAACGTATCTTTTAGTGTTTAAAAACAAACAGTAGTAGTATAAATTCAGGATTATTCCTTGAAACTGGTTGTCTTCAGGTTGGTAAATTTGatgagtcagagagaaagactATACAACATGACACACAGGTAAGTGCTGAATTAGTGGTGTGTTTGGTTCCTCTTAACACTAATACCATGAATCAAGCAGACAAGTATTTTCTAATGCAGTTCTCCATTTTCTAGGCAATGAAATGCCTGTCTTATTTAGTGTACCCTCTGTCTATTAGTGGAGCCATCTTCTCTCTGGTATACCTGAGGTATAAAAAGTAAGACAAGTCTGGAGTTTAATTACATTTAAAATATAACTAAATAGGTTTGATGAGGACATTGATCATCAACGTATCTAATATTCACATTTTATTTTGACAGCTACTATTCATGGTTAATCAACAGCCTTGTCAGTGGTAAGTTTACACATACTCTATCAACCCTCCTTGGGGGTTATATTTTGAATTTAATATCAATTGATCACACAAATACAATATTTTATATAGATCTTTAACACTAGCCTGGTCAAGCAGACTGAACGATGCACTCACTATTTGTTGTACTGTGAAGTGAAACAGAATGTGACCTACCGAGAGATCAGGCTGGTTCACAAGGCTACTTTTTCATGGCCAATACGccaatacagatgtaggatctgaatTTGATCACTTTTGTTGCATAGAATTTTCCTGCACTGCCTAAATGCAGATAAGCTTCATGATTGACATAAATTCGCTGAATACCCACACTATTGCACATTACATAgagcctacttttggccagctaatagcttAACCACCAATCAAGCAACATGGACTAAACATTCAAATCATGTTGCTGCAGCATTATTTTGCTTTGacaataaaggtcaaattaagatcctatatcttgTATTAGTGGGTAATATCAATAATTCCAACTGAAACTGGGCTTCCCCCTGCAGGGATTTATGCTTTTGGATTCCTCTCTATGGCTCCTCAGCTGTTCATTAACTTCAAGGTTTGTCTTACTTTGTCCTAATTTAGAGCATAATGAGCCCTGAGTAAAATGTTCTGTTTTGACACAAATTTTCACTTTcttttcttcttgt is a genomic window containing:
- the LOC112239543 gene encoding cleft lip and palate transmembrane protein 1-like protein isoform X3, which codes for MFPSCYSKPTSSKDLFKRTYLTKILLGVFVVYMSHTCWVIYGFVYTKPCERGKGDCISSYLAERPRLQLSIFSSLRPDHSELNLIIKIDDFDIHSKFERVVNVSLPLATRNNGTLHTLVYVHKFGVSPLQDNRQVHHVAQLSTYMMSQKNLSSAKEVLKKHAATAPRVVDRPISHWRSRLTLNMMSEDFTFNRGTLPSDVRRYMRVYFVSCFRFQDENRMVYLPLLHIDELSVRVKDMMEINGSTTKLPLTISYEGLSLRQFRLWIHMQDVMFSLKRFGFTEVNIDEIKGVLVDNNLYLLALTTLVTAFHFIFEFLAFKNDISFWKKKKNMVGMSRKTVLWRCFSTIVILLKMLEERSSLLGLIPVGIGTTIEVWKVKQVSKIQLQWRTSRSIVHAMKCLSYLVYPLSISGAIFSLVYLRYKNYYSWLINSLVSGIYAFGFLSMAPQLFINFKLKSVGHLQWNVLMYKAVNTFVNDAFACVFSTHPSHQLGCFRDEILFLLYLYQRRLYSTNKTRCREYGSCHHNHRKLKAQ
- the mrs2 gene encoding magnesium transporter MRS2 homolog, mitochondrial isoform X2, giving the protein MKFDKDGNVTTFEKKKMELYHELSLQARDLRFQHLTSITARNNNIIIRMEALKAVVTPNSLLVLDFRGLGLERWLVLELAPQLNGDHGALATHSLPFEFRALEAILQHRVNTLQARLNEVHPVILDILESLVDPKLLSADRSKLHILLQNSKNLSELETDIKVFKDSLLKILDEEEMIEELCVTKWTDPRVFEESSLGIDHAEEMELLLENYFMQAEELGNTTRELKGLIDDSESVIFINLDSHRNVMMRLNLQLTMGTFSLSLFGLMGVAFGMNLESTFEEDPKVFWLVTGFMFLGSGLIWRRLLSFLGRHLEPTIPPQIPTVWKRNQINSKGGEVKSGLR
- the mrs2 gene encoding magnesium transporter MRS2 homolog, mitochondrial isoform X1; translation: MEACFKSFTIGGLRRSLDIKFRVLAGCLTCRTVSCSRSPIKCQLSKHQPLTRGKATLLRSCPSAYLIRHRGTEASLSSVPPAFVVMKFDKDGNVTTFEKKKMELYHELSLQARDLRFQHLTSITARNNNIIIRMEALKAVVTPNSLLVLDFRGLGLERWLVLELAPQLNGDHGALATHSLPFEFRALEAILQHRVNTLQARLNEVHPVILDILESLVDPKLLSADRSKLHILLQNSKNLSELETDIKVFKDSLLKILDEEEMIEELCVTKWTDPRVFEESSLGIDHAEEMELLLENYFMQAEELGNTTRELKGLIDDSESVIFINLDSHRNVMMRLNLQLTMGTFSLSLFGLMGVAFGMNLESTFEEDPKVFWLVTGFMFLGSGLIWRRLLSFLGRHLEPTIPPQIPTVWKRNQINSKGGEVKSGLR
- the LOC112239543 gene encoding cleft lip and palate transmembrane protein 1-like protein isoform X1; amino-acid sequence: MFPSCYSKPTSSKDLFKRTYLTKILLGVFVVYMSHTCWVIYGFVYTKPCERGKGDCISSYLAERPRLQLSIFSSLRPDHSELNLIIKIDDFDIHSKFERVVNVSLPLATRNNGTLHTLVYVHKFGVSPLQDNRQVHHVAQLSTYMMSQKNLSSAKEVLKKHAATAPRVVDRPISHWRSRLTLNMMSEDFTFNRGTLPSDVRRYMRVYFVSCFRFQDENRMVYLPLLHIDELSVRVKDMMEINGSTTKLPLTISYEGLSLRQFRLWIHMQDVMFSLKRFGFTEVNIDEIKGVLVDNNLYLLALTTLVTAFHFIFEFLAFKNDISFWKKKKNMVGMSRKTVLWRCFSTIVILLKMLEERSSLLGLIPVGIGTTIEVWKVKQVSKIQLQWRTSRSIVHVGKFDESERKTIQHDTQAMKCLSYLVYPLSISGAIFSLVYLRYKNYYSWLINSLVSGIYAFGFLSMAPQLFINFKLKSVGHLQWNVLMYKAVNTFVNDAFACVFSTHPSHQLGCFRDEILFLLYLYQRRLYSTNKTRCREYGSCHHNHRKLKAQ
- the LOC112239543 gene encoding cleft lip and palate transmembrane protein 1-like protein isoform X2, whose protein sequence is MFPSCYSKPTSSKDLFKRTYLTKILLGVFVVYMSHTCWVIYGFVYTKPCERGKGDCISSYLAERPRLQLSIFSSLRPDHSELNLIIKIDDFDIHSKFERVVNVSLPLATRNNGTLHTLVYVHKFGVSPLQDNRQVHHVAQLSTYMMSQKNLSSAKEVLKKHAATAPRVVDRPISHWRSRLTLNMMSEDFTFNRGTLPSDVRRYMRVFQDENRMVYLPLLHIDELSVRVKDMMEINGSTTKLPLTISYEGLSLRQFRLWIHMQDVMFSLKRFGFTEVNIDEIKGVLVDNNLYLLALTTLVTAFHFIFEFLAFKNDISFWKKKKNMVGMSRKTVLWRCFSTIVILLKMLEERSSLLGLIPVGIGTTIEVWKVKQVSKIQLQWRTSRSIVHVGKFDESERKTIQHDTQAMKCLSYLVYPLSISGAIFSLVYLRYKNYYSWLINSLVSGIYAFGFLSMAPQLFINFKLKSVGHLQWNVLMYKAVNTFVNDAFACVFSTHPSHQLGCFRDEILFLLYLYQRRLYSTNKTRCREYGSCHHNHRKLKAQ
- the LOC112239543 gene encoding cleft lip and palate transmembrane protein 1-like protein isoform X4, producing MFPSCYSKPTSSKDLFKRTYLTKILLGVFVVYMSHTCWVIYGFVYTKPCERGKGDCISSYLAERPRLQLSIFSSLRPDHSELNLIIKIDDFDIHSKFERVVNVSLPLATRNNGTLHTLVYVHKFGVSPLQDNRQVHHVAQLSTYMMSQKNLSSAKEVLKKHAATAPRVVDRPISHWRSRLTLNMMSEDFTFNRGTLPSDVRRYMRVYFVSCFRFQDENRMVYLPLLHIDELSVRVKDMMEINGSTTKLPLTISYEGLSLRQFRLWIHMQDVMFSLKRFGFTEVNIDEIKGVLVDNNLYLLALTTLVTAFHFIFEFLAFKNDISFWKKKKNMVGMSRKTVLWRCFSTIVILLKMLEERSSLLGLIPVGIGTTIEVWKVKQVSKIQLQWRTSRSIVHVGKFDESERKTIQHDTQAMKCLSYLVYPLSISGAIFSLVYLRYKNYYSWLINSLVSGIYAFGFLSMAPQLFINFKLKSVGHLQWNVLMYKALLYKQDQMS
- the LOC112239543 gene encoding cleft lip and palate transmembrane protein 1-like protein isoform X5; translation: MALCTPSLVREVKETAFLPTLQKDPVSRVVNVSLPLATRNNGTLHTLVYVHKFGVSPLQDNRQVHHVAQLSTYMMSQKNLSSAKEVLKKHAATAPRVVDRPISHWRSRLTLNMMSEDFTFNRGTLPSDVRRYMRVYFVSCFRFQDENRMVYLPLLHIDELSVRVKDMMEINGSTTKLPLTISYEGLSLRQFRLWIHMQDVMFSLKRFGFTEVNIDEIKGVLVDNNLYLLALTTLVTAFHFIFEFLAFKNDISFWKKKKNMVGMSRKTVLWRCFSTIVILLKMLEERSSLLGLIPVGIGTTIEVWKVKQVSKIQLQWRTSRSIVHVGKFDESERKTIQHDTQAMKCLSYLVYPLSISGAIFSLVYLRYKNYYSWLINSLVSGIYAFGFLSMAPQLFINFKLKSVGHLQWNVLMYKAVNTFVNDAFACVFSTHPSHQLGCFRDEILFLLYLYQRRLYSTNKTRCREYGSCHHNHRKLKAQ